ATTCCCCACAACGCCAGTATACGAGCCAGCAGTTGCACCGGTGATATGGGTGTCGGTTGCGCAAATATTGGATACAGGCGTAATGCAAGTGATGGGGTGATCGCGAGCAACCAACCCTGTAAAACCAGACAGAAACTGGTAGCGAGGAGACGACCGACTTGCGCGTTGCGTAGGGGTAACTCGATGTTGACGCCGATATTCGCGAGCTGGATAGAACTGAGCATTGCTAACCACATCACGAATACGGTACCCATCACGCATATGCTCACCCGTCGGCTTTGAACGAGCTGCTGCCATGCACCCTGGAATGCTGCTATCACGGCACAACTCCCTGCACCCCACCGGTGACAATAATGCACGTTGGTTGATCGAAAGAATTGCTGAAACGTAAGCGCAATTCACCATTGCGCAGGTAGGCAGCCGCCGACGCGATAGTAAAACGAGTCGGATCGGTAGCCGTTACCGGACTCCAGTTCGCAGTCTGCCAGTTATAAGCCTGAATGACAAGTTGGCGATCTGCAAGAGGGTCAACCGTTTTCACGTGTACCTGGATCGTCTCTGCCTGTAATTGAGCCAGATCGGCGGGTAGACGAAGATGCACATCACCGGCAGCATTGCTTATCAGGATGCCATTATCATTCGAACAACTGGTAGTTTGTGTGCTTTTCGGATCAATGCGCAGCCAGCCCACGGGCAAAATCAACTGTCCCTGACCGACAATGTGGGGGCGCATTACCAACAAGGTTTCACTCCAACCATCTGGTATGGTTGATGTAGTCGGATCACGATCAAGCCACGCGATAAGAAAAGGGCCTGGATCAAACCGTTCCGACACCGGTCTGACCGCTGCATCAATGAATGTTGTTCGCAGAGAGACAAGCTGTTCAATGTTGCGATTCGGTAGCAACCCGTTTTCGCGTAAATCATTGACAATAAGCTGACCTGGGGAAGCGTTTACCGGTGCTTCGGCGAAAACGGCCGGCCAACGGGCTACTGAACGGGCACCAGGCCGCAGAGTACCGAAGAAGATTAATTGGTCTCCATACATAATGTAGGTGTCGCGCAGCGTCACTGAACTGTCGTTTTGCAGATCCACCCGTAAGCGCTCTTGATCAATGACCAGCGTTGCCTGCACTGGCAGCGCCGGAAGCACCATGGACGCCAGCAGGCTTTGCCGCTCCCACGGTGCCAGTTGCACCGCAATCTGCGTTGTCTCCTGAAACAGGGGATTATTCAGTACCATTGCATCCCCGTTGGGGTCAGCGCCGATACTCAGTGGTCGCAGAAAAGCCGGACTTGTGAATGATACCGTCTCAGTCCGTGGCATTGCCGATAGCATCACCAGCGCACTATTGGCAATCGCCTGTCGATTGTCAATTTGTTCGATCAGGGTCAGGCGTAACGATGTATAGGCCGGCGCAGCGTTGGCATTGGCCCACCAGAGACTACTCCCACTGCTAATGACCGCTACTAAAAACAGGATTGTCACCGGCAGAACGCGGTGACGCCACCACCATATGCCGATCAGGAATGGGATGACCACCAGAGCGTAGATGGTGAGGGCCAGGAAACTCTGACCGAAAACCGGGATGTCGATAGCCGGCAGAATGCTTAATGCCGGACGCAACGCCTCAATCTGGCGGCTGGTAAGCTGAGCGCTACTACCAATAGTTGTTTGGGCCAGCAGTACCGGTTGGGCTAAGGCCGACCAGAACAGGTCACGTCCGGCCCAGGTGTTCAGGCTATCTGGCGAAAATGCGAGTTGGGTGACCCGTCCATGACCGACCGGATACTCGATCCAGGGTGGTGCTGTCGGGTTGCCAATCGCATAAGCGCCATTAACCGGTTGTAGTTTGAGACCGATCAAAGGGTTGGGAAATGCCACTTCGGCAAGATCGGCCAGTGGTTGCCGATCAAGGGCGGCTACTCCGGCAATCTGTGCCGCCTGCAATGTCGAAGGTAGATTGGTTTGCAGCGTAATGGCATCCGGGCCACCACCGACAATAAGGTGACCACCATTGTGTACCCATGCCAGCAATGCCGACTGTTGTGAGGGTGACAACGGTTCACTCAATTCAAAAAGAGCCAATACACTGAGATTACTCAGACCGAGTGCATGATCGGGAAGATCGGCTACTTGCAGGCTACCGGTAGCAAAAAGGTCGCCACTGACCGGCGATTCTCCCAGCACAGCCCGCATCCGATCAGTTGGACGTAAGAGAAGCGGTAGCTCCTGCTGGGCCAGGATCACGTTATTGGCAGACACCGTAATGGTGACGGCGCGAGCCGGTTGACGGATCCAGACGTAGAGCCAAATCGTCTCCTGTCCACCGGTTGGAATGCGGATAACACGAGCGTATTGCGCCGGATCGTCTGCCGGACTACCGGTGATCGTTGCCGTGATCGTGGCACCGGCGTTGCGCAGGGTTGCTCGTACCGGTAACCATTCACCAACGACGTACTGACCGGCGAATGGCGTAAACACTTCAAGTGAAACACCTGATTGGGCATAGGTTGGCGATGGCCAGACCCACTGAATTATGTGCAAACTCAGTGTGGCATACAAGACGAGGATAGCAAGTCGCAATCGGCCAATCATCATAGAAGCTGTTTACAACGCAGGGATGACTATCGATATATTATACGGGAACCTCTCGGTTGCTGTCACAGATCATTCGTATCATGAACGAAAGCAGGCAAAAAAATAATGATTTATGGGTAGAAGCTCTTTTGCACATGTATCGCACAATCACGCGCCGGATAGAAACCGTTCCTGTTCGGTAATGCCCATGTGGTATTGTCTGGAGCGCGGAGGCCATGTCTCCGCACCTCCCGTGCTCAATGCCAGGCATGTGTCGTAGCTCAATCTACTCACAGGTACCACGTGCGTTCACGTCGCGATCACCTGGCTTTTCAATGATCACAGCTTGAACATTGTTACTTACCTCTTCCGTGGGCATGACTGTGACATGACGCTTTCGGGCATGTGTTATGATCAACGTGAAGCAGTTACGTTCTGGTATGTCGCCATATGACGAATGAATCTCAGATCAGTGAGCGCGAGCGCGAGATCCTCCGTCTCGTTGCCACGGGTGCCACAAATCAGCAGATTGCAATTGCGTTGAACATTAGTGTCAACACGGTCAAAGTTCATCTGCGCAATATCTTCGCGAAGATCGGTGTGGAGTCGCGCACCGAGGCGACCGTCTATGCCATTCGCAACGGGATTGTGACCGTTGGCGAGACCAATCAGACTGCTATTGATGAAGCGGAGGTTGCAAAAGCAACCGCACCAAGTGATGAGTTAACGGCGATAACTGCTTCTGCCGTATCTGATGCGGCAGTGTCGATTGTTGAGTCGACTGAACCGCTTGCTCTCAATACCGAACCGCCAACTACGCCAGAACCGGCAGACATTGCACCTTCAACCCCGGTTAAGGAGCCTGTCACTATCACCGCATCCTCGCCTGCACCACCTGCAACAAAGACGACTTTGGCACAATTGCTCCCGTGGCTGATCGGTGGGATTGTCGTTATCGTTATTGCGGTAGCAACCCTGGTCATCAATGCACGAGCCGGCACGATGCCGGTGACCGCTGCGCCAACCTCGTCGCCGATCATCGATGCTCAGCAGCGCTGGTTTCTGCGTCAGCCATTGAACGAACCTCGCGATCACTTCGCGCTGACCGGCTACGATCTTGAACGCAGATTGTACGTCATTGGTGGACAGCGCAACGGCGTTGTCAGTGCTGCCGTTGATCGCTACGATCCTGAGATTGACCGTTGGGTGCGACTGACCGATAAGCCTACCGCTGTGAGTTATGCGCGAGCCGTTACGCTACGTGGCCTGATTTACGTGCCGGGAGGCGAAGATAGTAATGGTACTGTCCTTGATCGGCTCGAGATCTACGATCCCCGTGAACAACGCTGGTACTCCGGGCCTCCTCTGCCGGCTCCGCGCAGTCGCTACGCACTCACGGCCTGGGAAGGCCAGCTCTACCTGATTGGTGGCTGGGATGGTACCACAGTACGGAGCGATGTCTTCGTCTACGATCCGGTACGTGAGCGTTGGGAGACGGCACCTCCACTACCGCAACCTCGACGTGATGCGGGGGTTGCGGTTGCCGCTGGCCGCCTCTTTGTTATTGGTGGCGAGGGTGAACAGGGGCCGCTGCGCGATAGCCATCGTCTCGAACCGGGGAATGACCCGAATCGCCGCTGGGTGGCAATAGCTCCACTACCACAGGCGATTGCCCGTCCCGCAGTGGTTGGACTGTCCAGTACGTTGCTGATCTTCGATAGCGAACGGCGTGAGGGGTTGACTTACGACATTGTGGCCGATGCCTGGAGCAGTACTCCGCTGCCGGCAGAAGCGAATATCTCTACCGATGCTGTCCTCCTCGATTCCAACATCTACTTCGTTGGCGATAGTCGTACAC
This genomic window from Chloroflexus aurantiacus J-10-fl contains:
- a CDS encoding Kelch repeat-containing protein, which translates into the protein MTNESQISEREREILRLVATGATNQQIAIALNISVNTVKVHLRNIFAKIGVESRTEATVYAIRNGIVTVGETNQTAIDEAEVAKATAPSDELTAITASAVSDAAVSIVESTEPLALNTEPPTTPEPADIAPSTPVKEPVTITASSPAPPATKTTLAQLLPWLIGGIVVIVIAVATLVINARAGTMPVTAAPTSSPIIDAQQRWFLRQPLNEPRDHFALTGYDLERRLYVIGGQRNGVVSAAVDRYDPEIDRWVRLTDKPTAVSYARAVTLRGLIYVPGGEDSNGTVLDRLEIYDPREQRWYSGPPLPAPRSRYALTAWEGQLYLIGGWDGTTVRSDVFVYDPVRERWETAPPLPQPRRDAGVAVAAGRLFVIGGEGEQGPLRDSHRLEPGNDPNRRWVAIAPLPQAIARPAVVGLSSTLLIFDSERREGLTYDIVADAWSSTPLPAEANISTDAVLLDSNIYFVGDSRTQGMLSEYRALYVIFIPGQ